The segment AAGTTTTGATGAATGCTACATACAAGAGCAGGCTGTACAGTGGATTTCAtaataaaattgttttaaccTTCACTGTATGTCACTCCACAGGATACCGCTGCTTTAAGATGGTCATGTTCCTCTCTGGCTTCATGCTGGGATCAGCCGCCGTTTTCTTGTTGTACCATAAGGAGCCTGTGCTGGACTCCCAGCTGGGGGTAGAGACCAAGGCAGGGATCGGCCTGGGCGTGGGTGTGCTGTGTGGTCTGATGACGATGCTGGTGTACACTATGGGACTTTTCCTCACTGGCCTGCAGCTGGGGTGCCTGATCACCGTTTCCAGCCTGGTGGTTATCAGTCAGTTTTACAGCCTCACTCCAGTGTGGGTGCCTCTCTGTGCTGTGGTGGCAGCCAGCATCGTCACCGCCGTGTTCACACTTCAGTGGCAGAAGCTGTTCACTGTCATCTCCACGGCTGTGTTTGGGGCAACCactgtgatgttttgtgtgGATTACCTGCTGGGGATGTTTATGCTGGCCGGCCATTTGTATGACATTGTTTGTCAAGTTGATCCACGTCCACTCTGCTGGTTCAATTGGGTAATCAGTGGGATCTGCCCTCTCCTGAGTCTGATTGGTGTGCTGGTGCAGTGGAAGTTCACCGCCAACGGGGTATCGCATTTAGAAGGTGAGAGACACTGtttttcaaagtgctttaaGTCAGTCTGTGACAATGTGGTTAAATGTGCAACTTTTTAATGCAATTTGTTTGCATGAAACTGAGTTGTTCTGGATTTCCACCTGATGAAAATCGTGAACTAGGATTGCATCTTCATTTGGAGTGTATCATATGGGTTTGGTgacacagcaacaataaaaatttaatttacaacATGCAACAAACTGCATGTAAGTTGTATCATTGGCTTTACATGTTGTGACCTGAATGCCTGTTCTATGAACCGTCTAATGGAAATCATGACTTGGCCTTATGTCATCATTTGGACTGTTCGTTTTACAGCAGGTTGCCAATGAAATTTAAACTATTGCTATATGtcagcaaacacatacagaacatcacaaatgatgatgcaaactGAATTCATGTCTCTCATTGGATGGTTTTCCTGTAGAACTCCAACAAAACTAAGTTGTATGGAAATGAAGTTGCATTTCACCTGCATGCAAAGCCAGCCTTGAAGTGTTATTTGCAAACTGCAGTGAAAACTGCACTGTGTAAAACCAGCCTTACAGTAATCCTACAGCCCAAAGCAAGCCTTCCAAAATGTCTGTCTGATAACCCACTGTTGATGAATTCAGGTTTAGGCTCCTTTCATGTCAAATACCCCCACAACTTCTTTTGCAAGGTTGTATAAtcatttgattaaaataaatttattctttttttcctcctcttttcctatGCCTATGTATGCTCCCAagttaaacacaaaaaacatcagaaacacTCCAAGAAGGTGAAATATGGATACAGAGACTCCAGGAGACGGCCTGATGCTCGGCGGCGGCGCAGGCCTCCACCCCTGAAGCGTTACGCTGGTGACGTCCTTGCCCCGGTCAGTAACTGAAATCAAAACACATATCAGCAAGACCAGCATGAGCTTATCACTGAGctttcagtttttcagagaAGCAAACACAAATTCTTGCCCTGAATCTCGATTTATTTTGATTGCATGATGGTAGAAAAGGAGCATATAGCACCAGTGTGTATTTTGTCATGATGTAAAAATGAGCTGTCCAGTGCAGTAACTCTTTTGATCTCTCCTGCTTGCCTCTCAGAGTTATCTCCAGAGCCTTCAGGAGCGCCAGATGGGAACAGGTTCCTCTACCAGCAGCCTCAGCAcgatcacacacactgtaattgactttgactttgagaCGGGCTCCATGGTGCCGCTCACTGCCGCCTCGCCTGTCTTTAGGGTCTGAAGGAAAACAGCATCAAACAAAACCCTCCACAGCATGTCTCCTCATTTGTGGCTCACTGAAACCGCACCTGAGAATTGAACAGCCCTTTAAAATCTTTCCGAGGAGGGTCATGCAGTTTATCTGGTAAAAGGAACCTACTATAACTGGATTCACCAGCTAACCATCAAGAAAGTGACATGAGATTCTTGGAACTCAGCCCAAACCTTGTGATGACTTCTGAATGACGACAAGACACCACACCACCACGTCAGTGCACACAATAGATGTCACCAGATTTGTAACCACCACATCCCTCATTTAGTTTTGCTTGTGCAAGGCAGATTGTTTCACAGTAATGCTGTTTTCCCCCACACACATAAGTGTAATCATCTCTTATTTTCCAAATAAATacaataggatttttttttagttagttagCTGACACATAGCCTTAAAATAGGTGTCTAAGTTAATGAATGTAGTA is part of the Myripristis murdjan chromosome 7, fMyrMur1.1, whole genome shotgun sequence genome and harbors:
- the LOC115362236 gene encoding transmembrane protein 198-like; the protein is MADTLLYVTEEPGPSLTEVDICVLEIRKKYEVIPTIVCSICFSFGLIYCFSGYRCFKMVMFLSGFMLGSAAVFLLYHKEPVLDSQLGVETKAGIGLGVGVLCGLMTMLVYTMGLFLTGLQLGCLITVSSLVVISQFYSLTPVWVPLCAVVAASIVTAVFTLQWQKLFTVISTAVFGATTVMFCVDYLLGMFMLAGHLYDIVCQVDPRPLCWFNWVISGICPLLSLIGVLVQWKFTANGVSHLEVKHKKHQKHSKKVKYGYRDSRRRPDARRRRRPPPLKRYAGDVLAPSYLQSLQERQMGTGSSTSSLSTITHTVIDFDFETGSMVPLTAASPVFRV